From Coffea arabica cultivar ET-39 chromosome 2e, Coffea Arabica ET-39 HiFi, whole genome shotgun sequence, the proteins below share one genomic window:
- the LOC113732331 gene encoding uncharacterized protein isoform X2, producing the protein MDVVATWSRHGAKVNHLLLFGAHILSVDVEGNIFTWAFKEIDKSLAPVGHVMLEDNFTPSCIMHPDTYLNKVIVGSQEGSLQLWNISTRKKLYEFKGWKSSISCCVSSPALDVVGIGCADGKIHVHNIRYDEEIVSFSHSTRGAVTALSFRTDGQPLLASGGSSGVISIWNLEKRRLQSIIREAHDCSITSLYFFANEPVLMSSSMDNSLKMWIFDTSDGDPRLLRFRSGHSAPPLCIKFYANGRHILSAGQDRAFRLFSVIQDQQSRELSQRHVSKRAKKLRLKEEEIKLKPVIAFDVAEIRQRDWCNVVTCHRDTAQAYVWRLQNFVLGEHILTPCTEDQTPVKACTISACGNFAILGTAGGWIERFNLQSGISRGSYLDALEGKGAAHDGEVIGLACDSTNTIMVSAGYHGDIKVWDFKGRELKSRWEIGNSLVKIVYHRVNGLLATVADDLVIRLYDVIALRMVRKFEGHTDRITDMCFSEDGKWLLTSSMDGSLRIWDVILARQIDAMQVDVSITALSLSPNMDVLATTHVDQNGVYLWVNRAMFSGSANFESYGSRNEILSVKLPSVAPVEGSPENDSEKTILDAPLQNTSHSTKLDKQIPDLVTLSLLPKSQWQSLINLDIIKARNKPIEPPKKPERAPFFLPSIPSLSGEILFKSGESADKEKDTQAGEALSNGKKSDLPPSQFLQYLQSSVDVGNFSAFTDYIKSLSPSALDMELRMLQVIDDDDQEMDKRPELYFIELLLDYFVHEISCRNNFEFIQAVIRLFLKIHGETIRCQSKLQDKARKLLEVQSAVWQRVDKLFQSTRCMVTFLSNSQF; encoded by the exons ATGGACGTG GTGGCGACTTGGAGCAGGCATGGTGCAAAGGTTAATCACTTGCTTCTTTTTGGTGCACATATCTTAAGTGTTGATGTTGAAGGCAATATATTCACATGggcattcaaagaaatagacaAGAGCCTTGCTCCAGTTGGACATGTTATGCTTGAGGACAACTTCACCCCTAGTTGCATAATGCACCCAGATACTTACTTGAACAAG GTTATAGTTGGAAGTCAGGAAGGGTCTCTTCAACTTTGGAATATTAGCACAAGGAAAAAACTTTATGAGTTCAAAGGGTGGAAATCATCTATAAGCTGTTGTGTTTCATCCCCAGCTTTAGATGTTGTTGGGATTGGATGCGCTGATGGAAAGATTCATGTGCACAACATTCGCTATGATGAAGAGATAGTGTCCTTTAGTCATTCTACTCGAGGTGCTGTAACAGCCTTATCCTTCCGCACTGATGGGCAGCCCCTTCTAGCTTCTGGAGGTTCTTCTGGGGTCATAAGCATATGGAATCTTGAGAAGAGAAGACTGCAGTCTATTATTAGAGAGGCCCATGATTGCTCTATAACTTCTCTCTACTTCTTTGCTAATGAGCCTGTACTGATGAGTTCATCCATGGACAATTCTCTTAAAATGTGGATTTTTGATACAAGCGATGGGGATCCTCGTTTGCTGAGGTTTAGAAGTGGGCACAGTGCTCCTCCTTTATGCATCAAGTTCTATGCTAATGGCAGGCACATTCTATCAGCCGGTCAAGATCGTGCCTTTCGACTTTTTTCTGTGATCCAGGACCAGCAAAGCAGAGAGTTATCTCAGCGTCATGTTTCTAAAAGAGCAAAAAAGCTCAGGTTGAAGGAAGAAGAGATAAAGCTGAAGCCTGTCATTGCATTTGATGTTGCTGAAATTAGGCAACGTGATTGGTGTAATGTGGTGACATGCCATAGAGATACTGCTCAAGCATATGTGTGGAGGCTTCAAAATTTTGTCCTTGGCGAGCATATTCTTACTCCATGCACCGAAGACCAGACACCAGTTAAGGCATGTACCATCAGTGCATGTGGCAACTTTGCTATTCTAGGTACTGCCGGTGGGTGGATTGAGCGATTTAATCTACAGTCAGGAATTAGCCGAGGCAGTTATCTAGATGCATTGGAAGGGAAAGGTGCTGCCCATGATGGTGAAGTCATTGGCCTTGCATGTGATTCTACAAATACTATAATGGTAAGTGCTGGATATCATGGGGACATCAAAGTATGGGATTTCAAGGGACGCGAGTTAAAGTCTAGATGGGAAATAGGCAATTCGCTGGTAAAGATTGTTTATCACCGTGTAAATGGGCTGCTGGCTACTGTAGCTGATGATCTAGTCATTCGATTATATGATGTTATTGCACTACGAATGGTTCGTAAATTTGAAGGTCATACTGACCGTATAACTGACATGTGCTTTAGTGAGGATGGAAAATGGCTTTTGACATCCAGCATGGATGGGAGTCTTAGAATCTGGGATGTTATCTTGGCCAGACAGATAGATGCCATGCAGGTTGATGTGTCTATAACTGCATTGTCATTGTCACCCAATATGGATGTCCTAGCAACAACTCATGTTGATCAAAATGGAGTTTATCTGTGGGTCAATCGGGCAATGTTTTCTGGATCTGCTAATTTTGAATCATATGGCAGCAGGAATGAAATTTTGAGTGTCAAGTTGCCTTCCGTTGCTCCTGTAGAAGGCTCTCCAGAGAATGACTCTGAGAAGACCATTTTAGATGCTCCTTTGCAAAATACTTCTCACTCCACAAAATTAGATAAACAAATCCCTGATCTTGTTACCCTTTCACTTTTGCCCAAGAGTCAGTGGCAAAGCTTGATTAATCTGGACATTATCAAGGCCAGAAACAAACCAATTGAGCCTCCCAAAAAACCTGAAAGGGCACCTTTTTTCCTACCTTCTATTCCATCTCTTTCTGGTGAGATATTATTTAAATCTGGTGAATCTGCTGATAAAGAGAAGGATACTCAAGCTGGTGAAGCATTAAGCAACGGAAAAAAGTCTGATCTACCACCATCCCAGTTCTTGCAATATCTTCAGTCATCTGTGGATGTAGGAAATT TTTCAGCTTTCACGGATTACATCAAAAGCTTATCTCCTTCAGCTCTGGATATGGAACTGAGAATGCTTCAGGttattgatgatgatgatcaagAAATGGACAAAAGGCCTGAGCTATACTTTATTGAACTGCTTTTGGATTATTTTGTGCACGAGATTTCATGCAGGAATAATTTCGAGTTTATTCAGGCTGTCATCAGATTGTTTTTaaag ATTCATGGGGAAACAATTCGGTGCCAGTCAAAGTTACAGGACAAAGCAAGGAAGCTTTTGGAAGTCCAATCAGCAGTATGGCAAAGAGTGGATAAGTTGTTCCAGAGTACTAGATGCATGGTGACATTTTTGAGTAATTCACAGTTTTGA
- the LOC113732331 gene encoding U3 small nucleolar RNA-associated protein 21 homolog isoform X1 — protein MGIFEPFRAIGYITTNVPFSVQRLGTETFVTVSVGKAWQIYNCAKLSLVLVGPQLPKKIRALASYREYTFAANGSSIAVFKRAHQVATWSRHGAKVNHLLLFGAHILSVDVEGNIFTWAFKEIDKSLAPVGHVMLEDNFTPSCIMHPDTYLNKVIVGSQEGSLQLWNISTRKKLYEFKGWKSSISCCVSSPALDVVGIGCADGKIHVHNIRYDEEIVSFSHSTRGAVTALSFRTDGQPLLASGGSSGVISIWNLEKRRLQSIIREAHDCSITSLYFFANEPVLMSSSMDNSLKMWIFDTSDGDPRLLRFRSGHSAPPLCIKFYANGRHILSAGQDRAFRLFSVIQDQQSRELSQRHVSKRAKKLRLKEEEIKLKPVIAFDVAEIRQRDWCNVVTCHRDTAQAYVWRLQNFVLGEHILTPCTEDQTPVKACTISACGNFAILGTAGGWIERFNLQSGISRGSYLDALEGKGAAHDGEVIGLACDSTNTIMVSAGYHGDIKVWDFKGRELKSRWEIGNSLVKIVYHRVNGLLATVADDLVIRLYDVIALRMVRKFEGHTDRITDMCFSEDGKWLLTSSMDGSLRIWDVILARQIDAMQVDVSITALSLSPNMDVLATTHVDQNGVYLWVNRAMFSGSANFESYGSRNEILSVKLPSVAPVEGSPENDSEKTILDAPLQNTSHSTKLDKQIPDLVTLSLLPKSQWQSLINLDIIKARNKPIEPPKKPERAPFFLPSIPSLSGEILFKSGESADKEKDTQAGEALSNGKKSDLPPSQFLQYLQSSVDVGNFSAFTDYIKSLSPSALDMELRMLQVIDDDDQEMDKRPELYFIELLLDYFVHEISCRNNFEFIQAVIRLFLKIHGETIRCQSKLQDKARKLLEVQSAVWQRVDKLFQSTRCMVTFLSNSQF, from the exons ATGGGGATTTTTGAACCGTTTAGGGCCATAGGATACATCACAACCAATGTCCCTTTCTCCGTTCAGAGACTCGGCACCGAAACCTTCGTCACCGTCAGCGTCGGAAAAGCATGGCAAATTTACAAc TGCGCCAAGCTCAGTCTGGTACTAGTTG GCCCTCAACTTCCAAAAAAGATACGAGCTCTTGCTTCTTATCGCGAGTACACCTTTGCTGCAAATGGGAGTAGTATTGCAGTTTTTAAACGTGCCCATCAG GTGGCGACTTGGAGCAGGCATGGTGCAAAGGTTAATCACTTGCTTCTTTTTGGTGCACATATCTTAAGTGTTGATGTTGAAGGCAATATATTCACATGggcattcaaagaaatagacaAGAGCCTTGCTCCAGTTGGACATGTTATGCTTGAGGACAACTTCACCCCTAGTTGCATAATGCACCCAGATACTTACTTGAACAAG GTTATAGTTGGAAGTCAGGAAGGGTCTCTTCAACTTTGGAATATTAGCACAAGGAAAAAACTTTATGAGTTCAAAGGGTGGAAATCATCTATAAGCTGTTGTGTTTCATCCCCAGCTTTAGATGTTGTTGGGATTGGATGCGCTGATGGAAAGATTCATGTGCACAACATTCGCTATGATGAAGAGATAGTGTCCTTTAGTCATTCTACTCGAGGTGCTGTAACAGCCTTATCCTTCCGCACTGATGGGCAGCCCCTTCTAGCTTCTGGAGGTTCTTCTGGGGTCATAAGCATATGGAATCTTGAGAAGAGAAGACTGCAGTCTATTATTAGAGAGGCCCATGATTGCTCTATAACTTCTCTCTACTTCTTTGCTAATGAGCCTGTACTGATGAGTTCATCCATGGACAATTCTCTTAAAATGTGGATTTTTGATACAAGCGATGGGGATCCTCGTTTGCTGAGGTTTAGAAGTGGGCACAGTGCTCCTCCTTTATGCATCAAGTTCTATGCTAATGGCAGGCACATTCTATCAGCCGGTCAAGATCGTGCCTTTCGACTTTTTTCTGTGATCCAGGACCAGCAAAGCAGAGAGTTATCTCAGCGTCATGTTTCTAAAAGAGCAAAAAAGCTCAGGTTGAAGGAAGAAGAGATAAAGCTGAAGCCTGTCATTGCATTTGATGTTGCTGAAATTAGGCAACGTGATTGGTGTAATGTGGTGACATGCCATAGAGATACTGCTCAAGCATATGTGTGGAGGCTTCAAAATTTTGTCCTTGGCGAGCATATTCTTACTCCATGCACCGAAGACCAGACACCAGTTAAGGCATGTACCATCAGTGCATGTGGCAACTTTGCTATTCTAGGTACTGCCGGTGGGTGGATTGAGCGATTTAATCTACAGTCAGGAATTAGCCGAGGCAGTTATCTAGATGCATTGGAAGGGAAAGGTGCTGCCCATGATGGTGAAGTCATTGGCCTTGCATGTGATTCTACAAATACTATAATGGTAAGTGCTGGATATCATGGGGACATCAAAGTATGGGATTTCAAGGGACGCGAGTTAAAGTCTAGATGGGAAATAGGCAATTCGCTGGTAAAGATTGTTTATCACCGTGTAAATGGGCTGCTGGCTACTGTAGCTGATGATCTAGTCATTCGATTATATGATGTTATTGCACTACGAATGGTTCGTAAATTTGAAGGTCATACTGACCGTATAACTGACATGTGCTTTAGTGAGGATGGAAAATGGCTTTTGACATCCAGCATGGATGGGAGTCTTAGAATCTGGGATGTTATCTTGGCCAGACAGATAGATGCCATGCAGGTTGATGTGTCTATAACTGCATTGTCATTGTCACCCAATATGGATGTCCTAGCAACAACTCATGTTGATCAAAATGGAGTTTATCTGTGGGTCAATCGGGCAATGTTTTCTGGATCTGCTAATTTTGAATCATATGGCAGCAGGAATGAAATTTTGAGTGTCAAGTTGCCTTCCGTTGCTCCTGTAGAAGGCTCTCCAGAGAATGACTCTGAGAAGACCATTTTAGATGCTCCTTTGCAAAATACTTCTCACTCCACAAAATTAGATAAACAAATCCCTGATCTTGTTACCCTTTCACTTTTGCCCAAGAGTCAGTGGCAAAGCTTGATTAATCTGGACATTATCAAGGCCAGAAACAAACCAATTGAGCCTCCCAAAAAACCTGAAAGGGCACCTTTTTTCCTACCTTCTATTCCATCTCTTTCTGGTGAGATATTATTTAAATCTGGTGAATCTGCTGATAAAGAGAAGGATACTCAAGCTGGTGAAGCATTAAGCAACGGAAAAAAGTCTGATCTACCACCATCCCAGTTCTTGCAATATCTTCAGTCATCTGTGGATGTAGGAAATT TTTCAGCTTTCACGGATTACATCAAAAGCTTATCTCCTTCAGCTCTGGATATGGAACTGAGAATGCTTCAGGttattgatgatgatgatcaagAAATGGACAAAAGGCCTGAGCTATACTTTATTGAACTGCTTTTGGATTATTTTGTGCACGAGATTTCATGCAGGAATAATTTCGAGTTTATTCAGGCTGTCATCAGATTGTTTTTaaag ATTCATGGGGAAACAATTCGGTGCCAGTCAAAGTTACAGGACAAAGCAAGGAAGCTTTTGGAAGTCCAATCAGCAGTATGGCAAAGAGTGGATAAGTTGTTCCAGAGTACTAGATGCATGGTGACATTTTTGAGTAATTCACAGTTTTGA